One Chlamydiales bacterium STE3 DNA segment encodes these proteins:
- a CDS encoding Uncharacterized protein (Product derived from UniProtKB/Trembl:D1R501), with protein sequence MSARYLIGIDLGTTNSAVAFVDLNKEVNPTLAVRNFLIPQIGANGKLEHRNSLPSYCYILDEKQAAKYSLPWQKTLSYVVGQVAWEEGTQVPTQLVHSAKSWLCHPHAYQKSALLPENASSSIQRISPLEASSRYLNHIRHAWNFYIAKGDPDKELEAQEIVLTIPASFDETARGLTLEAARNAGFKSLILLEEPQAAFYCWMANHEQSFKKNLSEGDIVLVVDIGGGTTDFSLIEVRKNEEKFSFDRIAVGSHLLLGGDNMDHAISHLIQSKMKEEVESYEETHALRFAARRAKEILLAEESPLTYQVVVQGRGASIIRNTQRVELAREELRNLLSEGFFGQYTFPEALTTAKKKALKGVGLPFEEEPSITKHLAQFLNKVGKRPSKVLFNGGAVKPKLFREAILHSLQTWFSDTSIQELETESFDFAVAKGAAHFAKARQGHSTRIGGGSPRSYYVEVNHEGESKALTLLERGCEEDQTFHSPFLFHLLPNTPVSFKVYASHTRLDDKIGQFSSIDPLEMLPLPTLQTVLKFGQTKELIPVHLAAKLSSIGVLELTLQSKNSEHVWNLAFNSGSDNVLLGFEKNRRIDETYDNTTLSPALDFLNHYFSHEGSNEKLMEGLEKRLNQPRLSWPISVLRKLGDHLLTFKNFPKQQERFWNALGFFLRPGFGFPLDEHRMKELWKLILADLQKGNPSDAVLLQKWIFYRRIAGGLGKGQQIRIAQMLLDDLQIKNGKFPIFKQRQENYLFSEKLRTLASLEWLEPAKKIVLGNAIIQRIISAEYQSADVYALGRVGARNLMYAPFTQALDKAVVEDWLFKLLDIKGLDNSVLARLCMQLASYSVHPHLNISKKLLTGIIERFPGENRLRELLEGQTALNEVEQELFFADQLPIGLILKNSP encoded by the coding sequence ATGAGTGCACGTTATCTTATAGGAATTGATTTAGGAACGACAAATAGTGCGGTTGCTTTTGTCGATTTAAATAAAGAGGTTAATCCCACACTTGCTGTAAGAAATTTTCTCATTCCTCAAATCGGTGCTAATGGCAAATTAGAACATCGGAATTCTTTACCTTCTTATTGTTATATTCTCGATGAAAAGCAAGCGGCTAAATACTCTTTGCCTTGGCAAAAAACTCTTTCCTATGTTGTAGGTCAAGTGGCTTGGGAAGAGGGAACTCAAGTCCCCACACAACTGGTCCACTCTGCAAAAAGCTGGCTTTGCCACCCACACGCCTATCAGAAAAGCGCTTTGCTACCTGAAAATGCAAGCAGCTCTATCCAAAGAATTAGTCCTTTGGAAGCGAGCTCTCGCTATCTAAACCATATTCGTCATGCTTGGAACTTTTATATCGCAAAAGGGGATCCTGACAAAGAACTTGAAGCTCAAGAAATTGTTCTCACAATTCCTGCTTCTTTTGATGAAACAGCCAGAGGATTGACATTAGAAGCAGCGAGAAATGCGGGCTTTAAATCCTTGATTTTGCTTGAAGAGCCTCAAGCTGCATTTTATTGTTGGATGGCAAATCACGAGCAATCATTTAAGAAAAATCTTTCCGAAGGTGATATCGTGTTGGTTGTTGATATTGGAGGGGGAACAACGGACTTTAGTTTAATTGAAGTCAGAAAAAATGAGGAAAAATTTTCTTTTGACAGGATTGCTGTAGGGAGTCACTTACTACTGGGGGGTGATAACATGGATCATGCCATTTCTCATCTGATCCAAAGTAAAATGAAAGAAGAGGTGGAGTCTTATGAGGAAACGCATGCACTAAGATTTGCGGCAAGAAGGGCAAAAGAAATTCTTTTAGCTGAAGAAAGTCCACTTACCTATCAGGTGGTAGTACAAGGAAGGGGAGCGTCCATTATACGCAATACCCAAAGAGTTGAATTGGCCCGAGAAGAGCTGAGGAACCTCCTTTCTGAAGGGTTTTTTGGACAATACACCTTTCCTGAAGCTCTTACAACAGCCAAAAAAAAAGCTTTAAAAGGTGTAGGTCTTCCCTTTGAAGAAGAGCCTTCAATTACAAAGCATCTTGCTCAATTTTTGAATAAAGTAGGCAAAAGGCCCTCTAAAGTTTTGTTTAACGGGGGCGCTGTCAAACCTAAGCTATTCCGTGAAGCAATTTTGCATTCTTTACAAACTTGGTTTAGCGATACATCTATTCAAGAATTGGAAACGGAGAGTTTCGATTTCGCCGTTGCAAAGGGAGCTGCTCATTTTGCTAAAGCTCGTCAAGGCCATTCCACACGTATAGGAGGGGGATCGCCTCGCTCGTATTATGTTGAAGTCAATCACGAGGGAGAATCCAAAGCATTAACACTCCTTGAAAGGGGGTGTGAGGAAGATCAAACCTTTCATTCACCTTTTCTTTTCCATTTATTGCCAAATACACCAGTGAGTTTTAAAGTATATGCCTCTCATACAAGATTAGATGATAAAATTGGTCAATTTAGCTCTATAGACCCTTTAGAAATGTTGCCCTTACCTACTCTGCAAACTGTTTTAAAATTTGGGCAAACTAAAGAATTAATCCCTGTACATTTAGCTGCCAAACTCAGCTCAATAGGCGTGCTTGAATTAACATTACAGTCTAAAAATAGTGAACATGTTTGGAACCTTGCGTTCAACTCGGGTTCGGATAATGTTTTATTAGGTTTTGAAAAAAATAGACGCATTGATGAGACCTATGACAATACGACGCTTAGTCCAGCATTGGATTTTTTAAACCACTATTTTTCTCATGAAGGATCCAATGAAAAGTTAATGGAGGGTTTAGAAAAACGGCTGAATCAGCCAAGGCTTTCTTGGCCCATCAGCGTATTAAGGAAGCTCGGAGATCATTTGTTGACTTTCAAGAACTTTCCTAAACAGCAAGAAAGGTTTTGGAATGCTTTAGGTTTTTTTCTTAGACCGGGATTTGGATTTCCGCTTGATGAACATCGGATGAAAGAGTTGTGGAAGCTGATTTTAGCTGATTTACAAAAAGGAAACCCTTCCGATGCCGTTTTATTGCAAAAATGGATTTTTTATCGACGCATTGCTGGGGGGCTGGGGAAAGGCCAGCAAATCCGGATCGCGCAGATGCTTCTAGATGATCTGCAAATAAAAAATGGTAAATTCCCCATTTTTAAACAAAGACAGGAAAACTATCTTTTTAGCGAAAAATTGCGCACTTTAGCCTCTTTAGAGTGGTTGGAACCAGCTAAAAAGATTGTTTTAGGAAATGCAATTATACAACGCATAATATCAGCTGAGTATCAAAGCGCTGATGTTTATGCATTGGGACGTGTTGGCGCAAGAAATTTGATGTATGCGCCATTTACCCAAGCTTTGGATAAGGCAGTTGTGGAGGATTGGCTATTTAAGCTTCTAGATATTAAAGGGTTAGATAATTCTGTGCTAGCGCGTTTGTGTATGCAACTAGCAAGTTATAGTGTCCACCCCCACCTCAATATTTCTAAGAAATTGCTTACGGGTATTATAGAACGTTTTCCAGGAGAAAATCGTTTAAGAGAATTATTAGAGGGGCAAACTGCTTTGAATGAAGTAGAGCAAGAACTCTTTTTTGCAGATCAACTCCCTATAGGGCTAATCCTTAAAAATTCTCCTTAA